In the Spirochaeta lutea genome, one interval contains:
- a CDS encoding ATP-binding protein, translated as MQIYGFCPVGYEGILVAIEIEVRKGIPGIDLVGLPDSSVREARERVRAAIRNSGFSIPRGRILINLRPAGIRKVGASYDMALAVAILCISNQITLDSHKKYLILGELSLSGEVCEVKGLPGALDMAAKHKIDACIGPADQLGGYAPDAGLRVHGLRRLTDLLEPLPSLKSAEGEAGLSSDALGIVEEIGSFSNLSRFSRYAGTVALAGRHHVNLLGPPGSGKTSLLEYLQSFSLPLRPDYEGEVQRISGLVGDFEGVEKHRKARVRTPHHTTSFEGMFGGGRILRPGEVSLAHCGMLILDELSAFQAKILSGLRLPMEQSWISVGRADMSTSFPCDFMLVAAMNLCPCGGLGSDGYCLCDPRQLSRYWTKIGAALMDRFDIRIFTNQDTQDVDLPGWVDHADELSMVLVEAENRQFDRRNATGSRYNGRISGLILRDMYPDLWSNKSSYSARDRAALIRIAVTLADLDGRDSPNDGDLSMAGCLRFPALGPFDIFGMIGK; from the coding sequence ATGCAAATATATGGTTTTTGTCCTGTGGGATACGAAGGTATTCTTGTTGCAATAGAGATTGAGGTCCGTAAGGGTATCCCGGGTATAGATCTTGTAGGGTTGCCGGATAGCTCGGTCCGGGAAGCGAGAGAACGGGTCCGGGCGGCGATTCGTAACTCGGGTTTTTCGATTCCCAGGGGAAGGATTCTTATCAATTTGCGCCCGGCGGGGATTCGTAAGGTGGGGGCTTCTTATGATATGGCCCTGGCGGTTGCGATTCTTTGTATAAGCAACCAAATCACCCTGGATTCCCATAAAAAATATCTCATACTCGGTGAACTGTCCCTCTCAGGGGAGGTTTGCGAGGTGAAGGGCTTGCCGGGTGCCCTGGATATGGCTGCCAAGCATAAGATTGATGCCTGTATAGGACCGGCGGATCAGTTGGGTGGCTATGCACCGGATGCCGGTTTGAGGGTGCATGGCCTACGACGGTTGACGGACCTTCTTGAGCCCTTACCCTCGTTGAAATCTGCCGAAGGTGAAGCCGGGCTTTCCTCTGACGCCCTGGGTATTGTTGAAGAGATAGGAAGCTTCTCGAATCTTTCCCGATTCAGCCGTTATGCCGGGACTGTCGCCTTGGCTGGTAGGCATCATGTGAATCTTCTTGGTCCCCCGGGGAGTGGGAAGACAAGTCTACTGGAGTACCTCCAGAGTTTCTCTTTGCCCTTACGGCCGGACTATGAGGGGGAGGTTCAACGAATTTCTGGACTGGTGGGTGATTTTGAGGGGGTAGAGAAGCACCGGAAGGCACGGGTTCGGACTCCTCACCATACTACAAGTTTTGAGGGAATGTTTGGGGGCGGCCGGATTCTCAGGCCAGGAGAGGTCTCCCTGGCGCATTGCGGTATGCTCATTCTTGATGAGCTTTCAGCGTTTCAGGCAAAAATTCTCTCGGGTCTTCGGCTTCCTATGGAACAATCTTGGATTTCTGTTGGGCGTGCTGATATGAGCACGTCCTTTCCCTGTGATTTCATGCTTGTTGCGGCAATGAATCTTTGTCCCTGTGGGGGGCTTGGCAGCGATGGGTACTGTTTATGCGATCCGAGACAACTCTCCCGATATTGGACGAAGATCGGTGCAGCCTTGATGGATAGATTTGACATTCGCATATTCACAAACCAGGATACCCAGGATGTGGATCTGCCTGGTTGGGTAGATCATGCTGATGAGCTATCCATGGTGCTGGTGGAAGCTGAGAACCGGCAATTTGATAGGAGAAATGCTACAGGATCTCGGTATAACGGACGGATTAGTGGATTGATTCTTAGGGATATGTACCCCGATTTATGGAGCAATAAGTCCAGCTACAGTGCTCGGGATAGGGCTGCCCTGATTCGTATAGCGGTAACCCTTGCTGATCTTGATGGGAGGGATTCTCCCAATGATGGTGATTTATCCATGGCTGGATGTTTACGGTTTCCGGCTCTGGGGCCCTTTGATATCTTCGGTATGATTGGCAAATAG
- the rnhA gene encoding ribonuclease HI gives MIEVFSDGGCIGNPGPGGWAYIVSLNNEITENYGAEPQTTNNKMELTAVIEALRFIRAQGKEDSEIIITTDSQYVKNGITTWIHSWKKNGWRTAAKQPVKNRELWEALDALAEGITISWRWVKGHSGNPMNERCDELVHVGINSLK, from the coding sequence GTGATAGAGGTATTTTCTGATGGCGGTTGTATTGGGAATCCAGGTCCTGGTGGTTGGGCCTATATCGTTTCACTGAACAATGAAATCACTGAAAACTATGGTGCGGAGCCGCAAACCACAAACAATAAAATGGAATTAACTGCGGTGATCGAAGCATTGCGTTTTATTCGAGCTCAGGGAAAGGAAGATTCCGAGATTATTATTACAACGGATAGTCAATATGTTAAAAACGGTATTACGACCTGGATCCATTCATGGAAAAAAAATGGGTGGAGAACTGCCGCAAAACAACCGGTAAAAAACCGCGAACTCTGGGAAGCTTTGGACGCTCTGGCTGAGGGGATTACGATCTCGTGGCGATGGGTTAAGGGTCATAGTGGGAATCCAATGAATGAGCGGTGTGATGAATTGGTACATGTTGGGATAAACTCTTTGAAGTAA
- a CDS encoding cache domain-containing protein, giving the protein MRTSQKILISLIVSLTCAGLLAGVGFLNLFTTLDSLFYETRVQQIVDNRLVGVANTLDSYLETVLSSLNNYLQSNAVQLASRINQPVELIREREALTTQLFSEVQGLGSIRFIAQDSGNLFYSTKLSDIAERSANRIVYKPIEDIEDGSEIQTYLLKEEQGLAISLLENNSLTISLPIMDNYELFTGTAVFTISLSALNNQLIQKQFVDIEKRLITINKDTLAVNIPTPLIGSIKAHDWKETIEPVNEYTILGQVGINSQIQIAVGINGPYNFNIITLVSKAETYLGDHLKVILIVATWIISYLFTFLLLNLKQDPSVIVADRLRRFQLSLVQEYLENKESLDLKRWKTELHLRKQDVHKQLLRGVHSKDKEKQKNLDSLIEQKWDELENIFGGNKVISDQRPMDIRRIEEAVERVLSTLQNSTPQKPSTALKRAKKVTSSGSLGGIADDGNTHPEELEEAEELEEAEELEEAEELEEAEELEEAEELEEAEELEEAEELEEAEELEEAEELEEAEELEEAEELEE; this is encoded by the coding sequence ATGCGAACAAGTCAAAAAATTCTTATTAGTTTAATCGTTTCTCTTACATGTGCAGGTTTGTTAGCCGGTGTTGGTTTTCTGAATTTATTCACAACCTTAGACTCATTATTTTACGAAACAAGGGTACAACAGATTGTGGATAATAGGCTGGTAGGTGTCGCCAATACCCTCGATTCTTATTTGGAGACCGTTCTATCCTCTCTCAACAATTATTTGCAATCAAACGCCGTTCAGCTTGCTAGCAGGATAAATCAGCCCGTGGAATTGATCCGCGAGAGGGAAGCCCTTACTACGCAACTTTTCTCTGAGGTGCAAGGGCTGGGAAGTATACGGTTTATTGCACAAGACAGTGGTAATTTGTTTTACAGCACCAAGCTCAGCGATATTGCTGAACGTTCAGCAAATAGAATTGTTTATAAGCCTATTGAGGATATAGAAGACGGTTCTGAGATACAAACCTACCTACTGAAAGAAGAACAAGGACTTGCTATCTCTCTCCTAGAGAATAATTCGCTGACGATTTCACTTCCAATAATGGACAACTATGAATTATTCACGGGTACAGCAGTTTTCACCATCAGCCTGTCCGCTCTTAATAATCAACTTATACAAAAGCAATTTGTTGATATCGAGAAGCGTTTAATCACCATAAATAAAGATACCCTGGCCGTGAATATTCCGACCCCACTCATTGGAAGTATAAAAGCTCATGATTGGAAAGAAACCATCGAACCGGTTAACGAGTATACAATTCTGGGGCAGGTCGGAATTAATTCGCAGATCCAAATAGCTGTTGGAATTAACGGCCCGTACAATTTTAATATAATAACTCTTGTATCAAAGGCGGAGACGTACCTAGGGGACCATTTAAAGGTCATTCTCATAGTGGCTACATGGATAATTAGCTATCTGTTTACGTTCCTCCTATTGAATCTCAAACAGGATCCTTCGGTGATTGTTGCCGATCGCTTGAGGAGATTCCAGCTTAGTTTAGTTCAGGAGTATCTAGAGAATAAGGAGTCTCTTGATCTAAAAAGATGGAAAACTGAGCTTCATCTCCGTAAACAGGATGTGCATAAACAGTTATTGCGCGGAGTTCATTCGAAGGATAAGGAAAAACAGAAGAACTTAGACTCTCTTATTGAACAGAAGTGGGATGAATTAGAAAACATCTTTGGAGGCAATAAGGTAATTTCAGACCAGCGCCCCATGGATATTAGAAGAATTGAGGAAGCAGTTGAACGGGTGTTAAGTACCCTACAGAACTCTACCCCACAGAAACCATCTACCGCGCTGAAGAGGGCGAAAAAAGTAACCTCCAGTGGAAGCCTGGGGGGCATAGCTGATGACGGGAATACGCATCCCGAAGAGTTAGAAGAAGCCGAAGAGTTAGAAGAAGCCGAAGAGTTAGAAGAGGCCGAAGAGTTAGAAGAGGCCGAAGAGTTAGAAGAGGCCGAAGAGTTAGAAGAGGCTGAAGAGTTAGAAGAAGCCGAAGAGTTAGAAGAAGCCGAAGAGTTAGAAGAAGCCGAAGAGTTAGAAGAGGCTGAAGAGTTAGAAGAGGCCGAAGAGTTAGAAGAGG
- the rplQ gene encoding 50S ribosomal protein L17, with product MKHKIGFNRLGRKASHRESMLRNMITSLIQHERITTTHTKALAVRSQIEKIITRAKVDSVHNRRMVGRRIKDDAAIRKVFEKIGPLFEKRPGGYTRILKLGKRQGDAAEMVILELVEKTTVSESKEKPKNSKTTTEKKEKKPTAKKAEKAKE from the coding sequence ATGAAACATAAGATTGGTTTTAATCGGCTGGGGAGAAAAGCAAGCCATCGAGAGTCAATGCTGCGGAATATGATAACATCATTAATTCAGCATGAAAGAATAACAACTACTCATACCAAAGCGCTTGCTGTTAGATCTCAGATTGAAAAGATAATTACTCGTGCAAAGGTTGATTCTGTCCATAATAGAAGAATGGTAGGAAGAAGAATTAAGGACGATGCAGCCATTCGAAAGGTTTTTGAGAAGATTGGCCCATTATTCGAAAAACGACCCGGGGGCTATACTCGTATCCTGAAATTGGGGAAACGGCAGGGTGATGCTGCTGAGATGGTTATTCTTGAATTGGTAGAGAAGACTACTGTTTCAGAAAGTAAGGAAAAACCTAAAAATAGTAAAACTACCACAGAAAAAAAAGAAAAAAAACCTACAGCGAAGAAGGCTGAAAAGGCAAAAGAGTAA
- a CDS encoding DNA-directed RNA polymerase subunit alpha codes for MARKSLLKGFKRPSGIQFEHGEVQSQYGRFIAYPFERGFGTSVGNTLRRVLLSSIQGYAVTSMRITSFDAEGTAHVLSSEFESIPEVVEDTSDFINSLKQLRVKLPEDVEQKIVTLELKGPGEITGALIEEHSDVEVMNKDLHLLTLMEGAHLEIELEIDLGRGYVPSEQSEKLIEHVGTIAIDALFSPIRRVTYTVENTRVGHRTDYDRLTLDVWTDGSIRPEDALAEAAKIAKDHFTIFINFDENHILSDDDVDEDSERVKSLLETPVDELELSVRSSNCLKNANIKTIGDLTSKTEDEIAKTRNFGKKSLQEIKEKLKEWNLSLGMTDYSSLKSAARFPEKKDDVNDET; via the coding sequence ATGGCGCGTAAAAGCCTTCTGAAAGGTTTTAAACGACCCAGTGGAATACAGTTCGAGCATGGAGAGGTACAAAGTCAATATGGTAGGTTTATCGCCTACCCCTTCGAAAGGGGCTTTGGGACATCGGTAGGAAACACGTTACGACGAGTACTACTGTCCAGCATCCAGGGTTACGCAGTGACCTCGATGAGAATTACTTCTTTTGATGCAGAGGGGACCGCACATGTCCTCTCCAGTGAGTTTGAATCAATTCCTGAGGTTGTAGAAGACACATCGGATTTTATTAATAGCCTGAAACAGCTGAGAGTAAAACTGCCAGAGGATGTTGAACAGAAGATTGTAACCCTTGAATTAAAAGGTCCAGGTGAGATCACTGGTGCATTAATCGAAGAGCATTCTGATGTCGAAGTAATGAACAAGGATCTTCATCTTTTGACTCTTATGGAAGGTGCCCATTTAGAGATTGAACTTGAAATTGATTTGGGACGAGGATACGTACCTTCCGAACAATCAGAAAAGTTAATAGAGCATGTCGGTACGATCGCCATCGATGCTTTGTTTTCTCCGATACGGAGGGTAACCTATACCGTGGAGAATACCCGTGTGGGGCATCGAACGGATTACGATCGACTTACACTTGATGTATGGACTGATGGTAGTATACGACCTGAGGATGCACTAGCTGAGGCTGCTAAAATCGCAAAGGATCATTTTACCATTTTTATTAACTTTGATGAAAACCATATTTTAAGTGATGACGATGTTGATGAGGATTCCGAGCGTGTTAAGTCCTTACTTGAAACACCAGTAGATGAGTTAGAACTTTCCGTACGGTCAAGCAACTGTCTAAAAAATGCAAATATAAAAACGATAGGTGATCTAACATCGAAAACCGAAGATGAGATAGCAAAAACTAGAAACTTTGGTAAAAAGTCACTACAAGAGATTAAGGAAAAACTAAAAGAGTGGAATCTTAGCTTAGGTATGACTGATTATAGTTCACTAAAGAGTGCTGCAAGGTTTCCAGAGAAAAAGGATGATGTAAACGATGAAACATAA
- the rpsK gene encoding 30S ribosomal protein S11 yields MAKTKKKREKKSVTEGMVYIQATFNNTIVTVTDMRGNALSWASAGGLGFKGAKKSTPFAAQSTAESAAQKAMDFGLQDVHVLVKGPGVGRESAIRSLGALGLRVRSIKDVTPIPHNGCRPRKSRRV; encoded by the coding sequence TTGGCTAAAACAAAGAAGAAACGAGAGAAAAAATCGGTTACTGAGGGTATGGTCTATATTCAGGCTACCTTCAATAACACCATCGTTACTGTAACCGATATGCGAGGAAATGCATTATCATGGGCCAGTGCAGGTGGTCTTGGTTTTAAAGGCGCAAAAAAGTCTACACCCTTCGCCGCTCAGAGTACAGCAGAAAGCGCGGCACAGAAGGCAATGGACTTTGGTTTGCAGGATGTTCATGTACTTGTAAAAGGACCCGGTGTCGGTCGTGAATCGGCCATACGGTCCCTAGGAGCCTTGGGGTTGCGGGTGCGCAGTATAAAGGATGTTACTCCTATTCCTCATAACGGATGTCGTCCCAGGAAGAGCCGAAGAGTATAA
- the rpsM gene encoding 30S ribosomal protein S13: MARIAGVDLPNKHVEIALTYIYGIGRTSAKQICEKTGIDGGKRINDLTGEEVNEIRTVIESDFKVEGRLRTEVSLNIKRLMDIGCYRGLRHRRGLPVRGQQTQTNARTRKGKRKTVAGKKK, translated from the coding sequence ATGGCACGTATTGCCGGTGTGGACCTTCCGAACAAGCATGTAGAGATCGCGCTGACATATATCTACGGTATCGGAAGAACTTCAGCAAAACAGATCTGTGAAAAAACAGGTATTGATGGTGGTAAACGAATCAACGATCTAACCGGTGAAGAGGTTAACGAGATTCGTACCGTGATAGAAAGTGACTTCAAGGTTGAGGGTCGACTACGAACAGAGGTTTCCCTAAACATTAAACGGCTTATGGATATTGGCTGCTATAGAGGCCTCAGACACAGAAGGGGACTGCCGGTTCGGGGACAACAGACCCAAACCAACGCACGTACCAGAAAAGGTAAGCGTAAGACCGTTGCCGGTAAGAAGAAGTAA
- the rpmJ gene encoding 50S ribosomal protein L36: MKVRVSVKPICDKCKVIKRRGVVRIICENPKHKQRQR; encoded by the coding sequence ATGAAGGTTCGAGTAAGTGTTAAACCAATTTGTGACAAATGTAAGGTTATCAAGAGACGCGGTGTAGTGCGTATTATCTGCGAAAACCCTAAGCACAAGCAGAGACAACGATAG
- the secY gene encoding preprotein translocase subunit SecY: MANNALVDIFKIKDLRERIFFTLGVLIIFRIGTVVPIPGINVTALKAYFATQQTAGGVSIEGFLDFFSGGAFTNFSVFMLGIMPYISMSIIMQLMLLVFPSLKKISEEDGGRKKVQRWIRYGTVGVALIQSVTVTVYANSIPDAIAINRTAYTILAMLTVTAGTVFLMWLGEQINQRGIGNGISLIIFAGIVARMPNALWQLFTAIQNDQLNPVFVIVAAVMFVGVVVLVIYEQRGQRKIPVNYAKRVVGRRMYGAQNTYIPFKINPSGVIPVIFASSILTFPLQIAQSLGPNVRWLQNLANALNPGGPLYIILYTVLIIFFAFFYTQVSLNPIEISKNIRENGGSIPGIRSEKMEEYLTRVLNRIILPGSIFLAFIAVIPTIVQSVFNFPAQVAYLMGGTSLLILVGVDLDLMSQIEGQLRMHHHGGFSKKGKIRSRNL; the protein is encoded by the coding sequence ATGGCGAATAACGCATTAGTAGACATCTTTAAGATTAAGGATCTGAGGGAGAGAATATTTTTTACCCTTGGCGTTCTAATTATCTTTCGGATTGGTACGGTTGTCCCTATCCCGGGGATCAATGTAACTGCTCTGAAGGCTTATTTTGCAACTCAGCAGACCGCAGGTGGCGTTTCTATAGAGGGCTTCCTTGATTTCTTCTCAGGTGGAGCCTTTACAAACTTCTCTGTCTTCATGCTGGGAATTATGCCGTATATTTCTATGTCTATTATTATGCAGTTGATGTTGTTGGTATTCCCAAGCCTGAAAAAGATTTCTGAAGAAGACGGTGGTAGAAAGAAAGTACAGCGATGGATTCGTTACGGTACCGTGGGGGTTGCATTAATTCAATCAGTCACCGTTACGGTTTATGCGAATAGTATTCCAGATGCCATTGCCATAAATCGTACTGCTTACACAATCCTTGCGATGTTGACCGTAACAGCCGGTACAGTATTTCTTATGTGGCTCGGTGAACAAATAAATCAGCGTGGTATTGGCAATGGTATATCCTTGATTATCTTTGCTGGTATTGTGGCTAGGATGCCTAATGCACTTTGGCAATTGTTCACCGCGATACAGAATGATCAGTTGAATCCGGTTTTCGTAATTGTTGCAGCGGTAATGTTTGTTGGAGTAGTGGTCCTTGTGATTTATGAGCAGAGGGGTCAAAGAAAAATTCCCGTTAACTACGCCAAGCGTGTTGTGGGAAGACGGATGTACGGTGCCCAAAACACATATATCCCTTTCAAGATAAATCCTTCTGGAGTTATACCTGTTATCTTTGCCTCATCAATTCTGACGTTCCCCCTGCAGATAGCGCAATCACTGGGGCCAAATGTCCGTTGGTTGCAAAACCTGGCAAACGCATTAAATCCAGGCGGGCCATTATATATAATACTTTACACGGTATTAATTATCTTCTTTGCTTTTTTCTACACACAGGTTTCTCTGAATCCTATTGAAATTTCAAAGAATATAAGAGAGAATGGCGGCTCCATACCGGGGATCCGGTCTGAAAAAATGGAAGAGTACCTAACAAGGGTATTAAACAGAATTATCCTTCCAGGCTCGATATTCCTCGCTTTTATAGCGGTAATACCGACAATAGTTCAGTCCGTTTTTAACTTCCCTGCTCAGGTTGCTTACTTGATGGGTGGAACAAGTCTTTTGATTTTGGTTGGAGTCGATTTAGATTTAATGAGCCAGATTGAAGGGCAATTGCGTATGCACCACCATGGTGGATTCAGCAAAAAAGGTAAGATTAGATCTAGGAATCTCTAG
- the rplO gene encoding 50S ribosomal protein L15 — protein sequence MDALRKPVGATKQKKRVGRGAGSGNGCTAGRGMNGQNSRSGGGVRPGFEGGQMPLYRRIARRGFSNYPFKVNFTVINLSDLERVFESGDVVSIDTLREKNLIKNSELEVKVLGNGTITKRLTLEFVAVSGAAKSKIEAAGGTVKEIELVQDQNNGE from the coding sequence ATGGATGCGCTTCGAAAACCAGTTGGTGCAACTAAGCAAAAAAAGAGAGTTGGTAGGGGAGCCGGATCCGGTAATGGCTGTACCGCAGGTCGGGGGATGAACGGACAGAATTCCCGATCAGGCGGTGGTGTTCGCCCGGGCTTTGAAGGCGGCCAGATGCCTCTGTATCGTAGAATTGCGCGCAGAGGTTTCAGCAACTATCCCTTCAAGGTTAATTTTACCGTTATTAACCTGTCTGATCTGGAGAGGGTTTTTGAATCAGGCGATGTAGTTTCTATAGATACCCTGAGAGAAAAAAACCTAATTAAGAATTCTGAACTTGAGGTTAAGGTGCTCGGTAATGGAACTATTACGAAGAGATTAACCCTTGAATTTGTTGCTGTTTCGGGGGCTGCGAAATCGAAGATTGAAGCCGCTGGCGGAACTGTAAAAGAAATCGAATTAGTACAGGACCAGAACAATGGCGAATAA
- the rpmD gene encoding 50S ribosomal protein L30: MRVRIKLVKSSIGRKPKHRATVSALGLKKLNQVVEKELNPMIQGMITSISYLLEVEEIK; the protein is encoded by the coding sequence ATGAGAGTTCGGATTAAATTGGTAAAAAGCAGTATTGGAAGGAAGCCGAAGCATAGAGCTACGGTTTCGGCTCTTGGGCTCAAAAAGCTCAATCAAGTTGTAGAAAAGGAATTAAATCCCATGATACAGGGGATGATAACCTCCATTTCTTACTTGCTGGAAGTTGAGGAGATTAAATAA
- the rpsE gene encoding 30S ribosomal protein S5, whose protein sequence is MDHRSDRERDKEFTEKLITLNRVAKVVKGGRRFSFSALVVVGDKNGRVGYGFGKANDVSEAIRKSVEKAKKNLIHIPVKKTTIPHEIVGKYKSASVLMKPAAPGTGVIAGGPVRAILEVGGVNDVLSKSLGSQNAINVVKAVFNGLESLFNARAVAKNRGKSLHEMWG, encoded by the coding sequence GTGGATCATCGATCTGATAGAGAACGAGATAAAGAGTTTACTGAAAAACTCATAACCCTTAACCGAGTTGCCAAAGTTGTTAAGGGTGGTCGGAGATTCAGTTTCTCTGCACTAGTGGTTGTTGGAGATAAGAATGGCCGTGTAGGATATGGGTTTGGCAAGGCCAATGACGTATCTGAAGCAATTAGAAAGAGTGTAGAGAAAGCAAAAAAGAATCTCATCCATATTCCGGTTAAGAAGACTACTATACCTCATGAGATTGTTGGAAAATACAAAAGTGCCAGTGTTCTAATGAAACCTGCCGCTCCGGGTACAGGGGTTATTGCTGGTGGACCGGTTCGGGCGATTCTCGAAGTCGGTGGTGTAAATGATGTCCTTAGCAAGAGCTTAGGTTCACAGAATGCCATCAACGTCGTAAAGGCAGTGTTTAATGGCCTTGAGTCATTGTTCAACGCAAGAGCAGTGGCTAAGAACCGCGGTAAATCATTGCACGAGATGTGGGGTTAA
- the rplR gene encoding 50S ribosomal protein L18, with product MKRIQEKLQRRARRKLRVRKNLKGTAQKPRISVYKSNKNLYIQVIDDLNGHTITSASTVGEFKDLKVSAADAEKLGEALGKKMLDLKIQTAVFDRNGYLYHGVVKAVAEGTRKAGIKI from the coding sequence ATGAAGAGAATACAAGAAAAGCTGCAACGACGGGCTCGAAGGAAACTGCGAGTTCGTAAAAACCTGAAGGGTACAGCGCAAAAGCCTAGGATTTCGGTTTATAAGAGTAATAAGAATCTTTATATTCAGGTTATTGATGATCTGAATGGGCACACCATCACTTCAGCATCAACGGTTGGCGAGTTTAAAGATTTGAAAGTTTCTGCAGCCGATGCTGAAAAGTTGGGTGAAGCTCTTGGTAAAAAAATGCTGGACCTAAAAATCCAAACAGCTGTATTTGATAGAAACGGCTATTTATACCATGGTGTAGTAAAGGCTGTAGCTGAAGGCACCCGCAAAGCCGGGATTAAGATTTAA
- the rplF gene encoding 50S ribosomal protein L6: MSRVGKMPVVIPQGVKVTVTDDLISVEGPKGKLEQDYKPLVVISVEGQTATVTRKDDSKPAKSYHGLYRNLLNNMVTGVTSGFSKTLVINGVGYRAELKGKILALNLGYSNSVEYVVPEGVTVEVEGQNKVTVKGIDKVLVGRVASEIRSIRPPEPYKGKGVKYENEYVRRKVGKSGIK; the protein is encoded by the coding sequence ATGTCACGTGTAGGAAAAATGCCTGTGGTTATACCGCAGGGTGTAAAAGTAACCGTTACAGATGATCTTATCAGCGTTGAAGGCCCTAAGGGAAAACTCGAGCAGGATTATAAGCCTTTGGTAGTGATTTCGGTGGAAGGCCAAACTGCAACTGTTACTCGCAAGGACGATAGTAAGCCCGCAAAATCATACCATGGTTTGTATCGGAATCTTCTTAATAACATGGTTACTGGTGTTACAAGCGGTTTTTCAAAAACTCTGGTCATCAATGGTGTAGGGTATCGTGCAGAGCTGAAGGGTAAGATCTTGGCATTAAACCTCGGGTATTCTAATTCAGTCGAATATGTTGTGCCTGAAGGGGTGACCGTTGAGGTTGAGGGCCAGAATAAGGTGACTGTTAAGGGCATTGATAAGGTTCTTGTAGGCAGAGTAGCCTCTGAGATTCGCTCCATTCGGCCGCCTGAACCCTACAAGGGTAAGGGTGTGAAGTACGAGAACGAGTACGTGCGACGCAAGGTCGGAAAATCAGGTATTAAATAA
- the rpsH gene encoding 30S ribosomal protein S8 gives MSLSDPVADMLTKIRNASQAKFEKVDVNTSKLKLEIIKILKNEGYIKNFKKVTQDNLNIIRVFLKYDENENPVIHGISKISTPGRRVYSGYKEMPRVLNGYGMLIVSTSAGVTTGKKAAEKKVGGELICSVW, from the coding sequence ATGAGTCTTTCTGATCCTGTAGCAGATATGCTTACCAAGATTCGAAATGCGAGCCAAGCAAAGTTTGAGAAGGTTGATGTTAACACCTCAAAACTTAAGCTCGAAATTATTAAAATCTTGAAGAATGAAGGCTACATTAAAAACTTTAAGAAGGTTACCCAGGATAATTTGAATATCATTCGTGTTTTCCTGAAGTATGATGAAAATGAAAATCCAGTAATCCATGGTATTTCTAAGATTTCTACCCCCGGCCGAAGAGTTTATTCCGGGTATAAAGAAATGCCCCGTGTGTTAAACGGCTATGGTATGTTAATTGTATCCACCTCCGCAGGGGTTACTACGGGTAAAAAAGCTGCTGAGAAAAAAGTCGGCGGCGAACTCATTTGTTCAGTTTGGTAA
- a CDS encoding type Z 30S ribosomal protein S14: MAKKSMIIKAQRKPKFMTRRVNRCRVCGRPRGYMRKFQMCRVCFRKFASEGLIPGVTKSSW; this comes from the coding sequence ATGGCAAAAAAATCAATGATTATTAAAGCACAGCGGAAACCAAAGTTCATGACCCGGAGAGTCAACCGATGCCGGGTTTGTGGAAGACCTAGAGGTTATATGAGGAAGTTCCAGATGTGCCGTGTTTGTTTCCGCAAGTTCGCCAGTGAAGGTCTAATCCCTGGCGTAACCAAATCCAGCTGGTAG